A stretch of the Vitis riparia cultivar Riparia Gloire de Montpellier isolate 1030 chromosome 13, EGFV_Vit.rip_1.0, whole genome shotgun sequence genome encodes the following:
- the LOC117928288 gene encoding ankyrin repeat-containing protein NPR4-like — translation MTKKILEWKPALTKEVDDSGWSPLHCAAYRGCNTTIIRQLLDKSDKSVPYLRIKDGNLTALHIAARHRHMKIVEILASHSPDCCEQDHNILPSFDEIEVANIGPKRWQEVTKENNDSSRSQGNGGNNQDTSNSIKKEGKIHLIVAALIATVTFAAGFTLPGGYNQSNGMGILSKKAAFKAFVVMDTIAMVLSVSAVFNYLFMSMHVKKVFIDQHIIAGFLLTMFAMVAMVVAFMTGFYAVLPHSSLIPIIICIICCYFFISFHAGCWHFLREYKVRIHFNKKPGITLTLFR, via the exons ATGACAAAGAAGATACTGGAATGGAAGCCAGCACTGACAAAAGAAGTGGATGACAGTGGATGGTCTCCTCTTCACTGTGCTGCATACAGAGGCTGTAATACAACAATAATAAGGCAATTGTTAGACAAGTCAGATAAGTCTGTACCCTACCTTAGGATCAAAGATGGCAACTTAACAGCCCTTCATATAGCGGCAAGGCATAGGCATATGAAGATAGTAGAGATACTGGCATCACACTCTCCAGACTGTTGTGAGCAG GACCATAATATTCTACCTTCCTTTGATGAAATTGAGGTGGCTAATATTGGACCCAAGAGGTGGCAGGAGGTTACAAAGGAAAACAATGATAGCAGTAGAAGCCAAGGCAATGGAGGAAACAACCAAGACACCTCTAACTCGATCAAGAAAGAAGGTAAAATCCATCTGATAGTAGCGGCACTCATAGCAACGGTAACTTTTGCAGCGGGTTTCACCCTGCCTGGTGGTTATAATCAGAGTAATGGCATGGGAATCCTATCAAAGAAAGCAGCCTTCAAAGCATTTGTGGTGATGGATACCATAGCAATGGTGCTCTCCGTGTCTGCCGTATTCAATTATCTTTTCATGTCAATGCATGTGAAAAAGGTATTTATTGACCAACACATAATTGCTGGCTTTTTGCTTACCATGTTTGCTATGGTAGCAATGGTGGTTGCTTTCATGACCGGCTTCTATGCTGTGCTGCCACACTCCTCGTTGATTCCAATTATTATTTGCATCATCTGTTGCTACTTTTTCATCTCCTTTCATGCTGGATGTTGGCATTTTCTCCGGGAGTATAAAGTGAGGATTCACTTCAACAAGAAACCTGGAATTACTTTAACCCTCTTTCGGTAA
- the LOC117929321 gene encoding uncharacterized protein LOC117929321, producing MDEFSSNQATDSHTRHLDSNSNQVAADDATQTQIRSQSAAGDGSQAEIITMDASLYKAAADGNIHALQQFPEVDLQYSQAPKRILSSILQPNSVSFAVLNGCLSFLGVHRYCIGKI from the exons ATGGATGAG TTCAGTTCCAACCAGGCTACAGATTCACATACCCGTCACTTGGATTCCAATTCCAACCAGGTTGCTGCTGACGATGCTACCCAAACCCAGATCAGGAGCCAGTCTGCAGCTGGGGATGGCAGCCAAGCGGAGATCATAACCATGGATGCAAGTTTGTACAAGGCCGCAGCAGATGGTAACATCCATGCCCTCCAGCAATTCCCGGAAGTTGATCTTCAGTACAGTCAAGCCCCAAAGAGAATTCTGTCCTCCATATTGCAGCCCAATTCGGTCAGCTTCGCTGTGTTAAATGGATGCTTGAGTTTCCTTGGTGTTCATCGCTACTGCATCGGCAAAATCTGA